A part of Bacillus thuringiensis genomic DNA contains:
- the ispG gene encoding flavodoxin-dependent (E)-4-hydroxy-3-methylbut-2-enyl-diphosphate synthase: protein MTHRTKTRPVKVGNLTIGGNNELIIQSMTTTKTHDVEATVAEIKRLEEAGCQVVRVAVPDERAANAIADIKKQINIPLVADIHFDYRLALKAIEGGIDKVRINPGNIGRRHKVEAVVNAAKERGIPIRIGVNAGSLERHILEKYGYPTADGMVESALHHIKILEDLDFHDIIVSMKASDVNLAIEAYEKAARAFDYPLHLGITESGTLFAGTVKSAAGLGAILNKGIGNTLRISLSADPVEEVKVARELLKSFGLASNAATLISCPTCGRIEIDLISIANEVEEYISTLKVPIKVAVLGCAVNGPGEAREADIGIAGARGEGLLFRKGQVVRKVPEEIMVEELKKEIDVIAAEMAAEREKEKEKEKETQEQ, encoded by the coding sequence ATGACTCATCGTACAAAAACACGTCCAGTTAAAGTCGGTAATTTAACAATTGGCGGTAATAATGAATTAATTATACAAAGTATGACAACAACAAAAACACATGATGTTGAAGCAACAGTTGCTGAAATTAAACGTTTAGAAGAAGCTGGCTGTCAAGTCGTTCGTGTTGCTGTTCCAGACGAACGCGCAGCAAATGCTATTGCTGATATTAAAAAACAAATCAACATTCCACTTGTTGCTGATATTCATTTTGATTATCGCCTTGCTTTAAAAGCAATTGAAGGTGGCATTGATAAAGTACGTATCAATCCAGGTAACATTGGTCGTCGCCATAAAGTAGAAGCTGTTGTAAATGCAGCGAAAGAACGCGGTATTCCAATCCGTATCGGTGTAAACGCAGGTTCATTAGAGCGTCACATTTTAGAAAAGTACGGATACCCAACTGCAGATGGTATGGTCGAGAGTGCCCTACATCACATTAAAATTTTAGAGGACTTAGATTTCCACGATATTATCGTATCTATGAAAGCCTCTGATGTTAACTTAGCAATTGAAGCATATGAAAAAGCTGCTCGTGCTTTTGATTACCCATTACATTTAGGTATTACAGAATCTGGAACATTATTTGCCGGAACTGTAAAAAGTGCCGCTGGTCTTGGAGCAATCTTAAATAAAGGCATCGGAAATACACTACGTATTTCATTAAGTGCTGACCCAGTTGAAGAAGTAAAAGTTGCGCGTGAGCTATTAAAGTCATTCGGCCTTGCATCTAATGCAGCAACACTTATTTCTTGTCCAACTTGCGGTCGTATTGAAATCGATTTAATTAGCATCGCTAACGAGGTAGAAGAATACATCTCTACACTAAAAGTACCAATTAAAGTTGCAGTACTTGGCTGCGCTGTAAACGGTCCTGGTGAAGCTCGTGAAGCTGATATCGGTATCGCCGGTGCACGTGGAGAAGGATTATTATTCCGTAAAGGGCAAGTTGTTCGTAAAGTACCAGAAGAAATCATGGTAGAAGAACTGAAAAAAGAAATCGACGTAATTGCTGCTGAAATGGCTGCTGAACGAGAAAAAGAAAAAGAAAAAGAAAAAGAAACACAAGAACAATAA
- the yqfZ gene encoding protein YqfZ, translating to MKRLGIFLFVLVLGYIFYYDIKIGTLPMLSSYKKTTAAQTIKQESTDTKQNKENKAEKETDVTYKTIEVKTGETVLSITEQINKKKIPSIEKVIDDFKQLNKSTSATKIQIGKSYKFPLYQ from the coding sequence ATGAAGAGATTAGGTATATTCTTATTCGTGCTTGTTCTTGGTTATATATTTTATTACGATATAAAAATCGGCACTTTACCGATGTTAAGTTCATATAAAAAAACAACCGCTGCCCAAACAATAAAACAAGAAAGCACAGATACAAAACAAAATAAAGAGAACAAAGCAGAAAAAGAAACAGATGTCACTTATAAAACAATTGAAGTCAAAACAGGTGAGACAGTTCTTTCTATTACCGAACAAATTAACAAGAAAAAAATCCCTTCCATTGAGAAGGTAATTGATGACTTTAAACAACTAAACAAAAGTACATCTGCTACAAAAATACAAATTGGAAAGTCTTATAAATTCCCGTTATATCAATAA
- the sodA gene encoding superoxide dismutase [Mn], translated as MAKHELPNLPYAYDALEPHFDKETMNIHHTKHHNTYITNLNAALEGHAELADKSVEELVANLNEVPEAIRTAVRNNGGGHANHTFFWTILSPNGGGQPVGELATAIEAKFGSFDAFKEEFAKAGATRFGSGWAWLVVNNGELEVTSTPNQDSPLTEGKTPVVGLDVWEHAYYLNYQNRRPDYIGAFWNVVDWNAAEKRYQEAK; from the coding sequence ATGGCAAAACACGAATTACCAAACTTACCTTATGCGTATGATGCTTTAGAGCCTCACTTTGACAAAGAAACGATGAACATCCATCATACAAAACACCATAACACGTACATTACAAACTTAAACGCTGCTTTAGAAGGTCATGCAGAATTAGCTGACAAAAGCGTAGAAGAATTAGTTGCAAACTTAAACGAAGTACCAGAAGCAATCCGTACAGCAGTACGTAACAATGGTGGCGGACATGCTAACCATACATTCTTCTGGACAATCCTATCTCCAAATGGCGGCGGACAACCAGTAGGTGAACTTGCAACTGCAATTGAAGCGAAATTTGGTAGCTTCGATGCATTCAAAGAAGAATTCGCAAAAGCTGGCGCAACTCGTTTCGGTTCTGGTTGGGCTTGGTTAGTAGTAAATAATGGTGAGTTAGAAGTAACAAGCACGCCAAACCAAGATTCTCCTTTAACTGAAGGTAAAACTCCAGTTGTTGGTTTAGATGTTTGGGAACATGCTTACTACTTAAATTACCAAAACCGTCGTCCGGACTACATCGGTGCATTCTGGAACGTTGTAGATTGGAACGCTGCTGAAAAACGTTACCAAGAAGCAAAATAA
- the phoU gene encoding phosphate signaling complex protein PhoU — protein sequence MVREQFQCDLKTLQQKVIELGELAREALLLAMEGLHTRDVEKALEVIDGDYRMDNLEEEINDLALMLITKQQPVASDLRRIFISIKTATDLERIADHAVNIAKSTIRLGEKEVVVSLHNLDEMFAIANKMLQLALEAYEQENLTFAKQIAEMDDSVDEIYGKAIREFISSVPEQPEAITQITQLSFVARYIERVADHITNIAENVFYLVKGKHYLLNE from the coding sequence ATGGTAAGAGAACAGTTTCAATGTGATTTAAAAACGTTACAGCAAAAGGTGATTGAGCTTGGAGAGCTAGCGAGGGAAGCTTTATTGCTTGCTATGGAAGGTCTTCATACAAGAGATGTAGAGAAAGCGTTAGAGGTAATAGATGGTGATTATCGTATGGATAATTTAGAAGAGGAAATAAATGATCTTGCGCTTATGCTTATTACGAAGCAGCAACCTGTAGCAAGTGATTTAAGAAGGATTTTCATTTCAATTAAAACAGCGACAGATTTAGAGCGTATTGCAGATCATGCTGTTAATATTGCGAAATCAACAATTCGTCTTGGGGAAAAAGAAGTGGTTGTTAGTTTACACAATCTTGATGAAATGTTTGCAATTGCAAATAAGATGTTACAGTTAGCGTTGGAAGCATATGAGCAAGAAAATTTAACTTTTGCGAAACAAATTGCCGAAATGGATGATTCAGTTGATGAAATATATGGGAAAGCGATTCGTGAATTTATATCTTCAGTTCCAGAACAGCCAGAAGCGATTACACAAATTACACAATTATCCTTTGTGGCGAGATATATCGAGCGTGTAGCAGATCATATTACAAATATTGCTGAAAATGTTTTTTATTTAGTAAAAGGAAAGCATTACTTATTAAATGAATAA
- the pstB gene encoding phosphate ABC transporter ATP-binding protein: protein MVATVVNVQVKNEEKIETAPKKVVFDTKNLNLWYGEDHALKDINLSIHENEVTAIIGPSGCGKSTYLKTLNRMVELVPIVRTTGVIEYRERNIFEKSYPVEELRTHVGMVFQKPNPFPKSIYENVAYGPKIHGIRDKKTLDEIVEKSLRGAAIWDELKDRLHDNAYGLSGGQQQRLCIARCLAIEPDVILMDEPTSALDPISTLKVEELIQELKKDFSIVIVTHNMQQAARISDKTAFFLSGEVVEYTDTNKLFTTPSDKRTEDYITGRFG from the coding sequence ATGGTAGCAACAGTAGTAAATGTACAGGTGAAAAACGAGGAGAAAATCGAGACTGCACCAAAGAAAGTAGTATTTGATACGAAAAACTTAAATTTATGGTACGGAGAAGACCATGCTTTAAAAGATATTAACTTAAGCATTCATGAGAATGAAGTTACAGCAATTATCGGGCCAAGTGGTTGTGGTAAATCCACGTACTTAAAAACATTAAATCGTATGGTAGAGTTAGTACCAATCGTGCGAACTACAGGTGTAATTGAATATAGAGAGCGCAATATATTTGAAAAATCATACCCAGTTGAAGAATTAAGAACTCATGTGGGAATGGTGTTCCAAAAGCCAAATCCATTTCCGAAATCTATTTATGAAAATGTAGCATATGGACCGAAAATTCATGGTATTCGTGATAAGAAAACATTGGATGAAATTGTTGAAAAAAGTTTACGTGGAGCAGCGATTTGGGATGAGTTAAAAGATCGTTTGCATGATAATGCATACGGTTTATCTGGTGGACAGCAACAGCGTCTATGTATCGCACGTTGTTTAGCAATTGAACCAGACGTTATTTTAATGGATGAGCCAACATCGGCACTAGATCCAATTTCAACATTAAAAGTAGAAGAATTAATTCAAGAGTTAAAGAAAGACTTTAGTATTGTGATCGTAACGCATAACATGCAACAAGCAGCACGTATTTCAGACAAAACTGCTTTCTTCTTAAGTGGAGAAGTTGTGGAATATACAGATACAAATAAATTATTTACGACACCTTCAGATAAGCGTACAGAAGATTATATTACAGGCCGATTCGGTTGA
- a CDS encoding MFS transporter, whose protein sequence is MKWKHIIGDVEVNRDLVLLLLIGGLYTLAISLSNTFVNIYLWKQTQNYVNLGLYNLASVVLQPLTFLIGGKLAKRIDRSILLRIGVGTLAIFFIVVLVAGKSASHYILLMGALLGVGYGFYWLAFNLLTFEITEPETRDFFNGFLGLLTSFSGMIGPIAAGYTISRMEKWSGYTVIFFLSLLLFAIAVILSFFVSKRECEGRYEIVQVLKERQIDKNWGRITRAHFFQGLREGTFIFVISVYVYLATDSELALGKYSLVNSAVSFVCYYLVTRMLKKEWRKKAILLGGIILYAVVFLVIFNVTYAKLLIYAACIAIAYPILLVPYGSMTYDVIGRAKNAREWRVEYVVVRELWLNAGRICSILSFLCAVLFFPPEKSIPYLLCILGAGHFLIYFAVKNVKYDEGNASKTSVVTQATAQNQTEPEG, encoded by the coding sequence ATGAAGTGGAAACATATAATTGGTGACGTTGAAGTGAATCGGGATTTAGTGTTATTGCTCCTTATTGGAGGTTTATACACGCTCGCAATTTCTTTATCGAATACGTTTGTTAACATTTATTTATGGAAACAAACACAAAATTATGTGAATCTTGGCTTGTATAATTTGGCCAGCGTTGTATTACAGCCTCTCACATTTCTTATAGGTGGGAAATTAGCGAAGCGTATTGATCGCTCAATCTTGTTACGAATAGGTGTAGGCACGTTAGCTATTTTTTTTATCGTTGTTTTAGTAGCGGGAAAAAGCGCTTCTCACTATATTTTATTAATGGGGGCTCTTTTAGGAGTCGGATATGGTTTTTACTGGCTCGCATTTAACTTATTAACATTTGAGATTACAGAACCAGAAACAAGAGATTTCTTTAACGGATTTCTTGGACTTCTTACATCCTTCTCTGGCATGATTGGACCGATAGCAGCTGGGTACACAATTTCACGTATGGAAAAATGGAGTGGCTATACGGTCATATTCTTTCTTTCGTTACTGTTATTTGCAATTGCTGTCATTTTAAGTTTTTTTGTATCTAAGAGAGAATGTGAAGGACGGTATGAAATTGTACAAGTATTGAAAGAACGGCAGATTGATAAAAATTGGGGGAGAATTACACGTGCTCATTTTTTCCAAGGGTTGAGAGAGGGAACGTTTATTTTTGTGATTTCAGTGTACGTGTATTTAGCAACTGATAGCGAGCTCGCATTAGGGAAGTATAGCTTAGTAAATTCGGCTGTATCATTTGTGTGTTACTATTTAGTTACTCGTATGTTAAAGAAAGAATGGCGAAAAAAAGCAATTTTGCTTGGAGGCATTATTTTATATGCTGTCGTATTTTTAGTTATATTCAATGTTACATACGCAAAATTACTTATTTATGCAGCGTGTATTGCGATTGCATACCCAATTTTGCTCGTTCCGTACGGGTCCATGACTTATGATGTTATTGGCAGAGCGAAAAATGCGAGAGAGTGGCGTGTAGAGTATGTAGTTGTCCGGGAGTTATGGTTAAATGCAGGAAGAATTTGCTCGATTTTAAGTTTTTTATGTGCTGTACTATTCTTTCCGCCTGAAAAAAGTATACCTTACTTATTATGTATTTTAGGTGCAGGACATTTTCTTATTTATTTTGCAGTTAAAAATGTCAAATATGATGAGGGAAATGCGAGTAAAACAAGTGTTGTAACGCAAGCAACTGCGCAGAATCAAACAGAACCAGAAGGTTAA
- a CDS encoding peptidoglycan D,D-transpeptidase FtsI family protein: protein MSKKQKQQKKKTHVPFRLNVLFFCVFLMFSAVIVRLGYVQIVRGEEYKNEVERQENSTISNPVPRGKIFDRFGRPVVDNAAVRTITFTKMKGSTAEARLETAKKLADLIEVPTDKLTDRDKKDYWLAMHKEEAKEKITNKDRQELKDKKIDDKELDERQRSRVTEEEVNQLSAKDLEILAVKSKMDGGYAMTPQVIKKDATEQEYAIISENLAALPGVDTNVDWDRKYIYDDLFRSVLGGVSTSDEGLPRERLDYYLVRDYNRNDRVGKSYLEQQYEDSLHGNKAEVKNITDKNGNILETINVSKGQSGNNLNLTIDMELQKRVEEIITKNLLRYKGGQPLLDRAFVVMMNPKNGEVLSMAGKQLVEENGETKVQDFALGTMTSSYPMGSTVKGATVLTGYQTGAIQPGSVQLDEPIRLKGTPQKSSWKTMGYINDLTALKMSSNVYMFKTAMNLAGVQYVRGGTLDIPQKAFDTMRYYFGQFGLGVKTGIDLPNESAGQTGRGNQPGFLLDLSIGQYDTYTPLQLAQYVSTIANGGYRMQPQVVKEISQPAVKPEETGKVVHSMEPKVLNRIDMPESQIKRVQEGFRQVFNDSGGTATKYFAGAQYKAAGKTGTAQTVYGGDKEIGRKANGERKETYNLTLVGYAPLEDPEVAFSVVVPWVDDKSGINGYISRDIMDAYFDLKKVENGEASKEEIDNKKKNKEQDDE from the coding sequence ATGAGCAAGAAGCAGAAACAACAAAAGAAAAAGACTCACGTTCCTTTTCGGTTAAACGTGCTGTTTTTCTGCGTGTTTTTAATGTTCTCCGCGGTTATTGTAAGGCTTGGATATGTACAAATTGTTCGCGGTGAAGAATATAAGAATGAAGTGGAGAGGCAAGAGAACTCGACGATAAGTAATCCTGTACCACGTGGGAAAATATTTGACCGTTTTGGGCGACCTGTAGTAGATAATGCAGCTGTACGTACGATTACATTTACAAAAATGAAAGGATCAACTGCGGAGGCTCGCTTAGAAACAGCGAAAAAGCTGGCAGATTTGATTGAAGTACCGACTGATAAATTAACAGATCGCGATAAAAAAGATTATTGGCTTGCTATGCATAAAGAGGAAGCTAAAGAAAAGATTACGAATAAAGATCGTCAAGAGTTAAAAGATAAAAAAATTGACGATAAAGAATTAGATGAACGTCAACGAAGTCGTGTGACAGAAGAAGAAGTGAATCAATTATCCGCAAAAGATTTAGAAATACTAGCGGTTAAGAGTAAAATGGACGGCGGATATGCAATGACACCTCAAGTCATTAAGAAAGATGCCACAGAACAAGAATATGCGATTATTAGTGAAAACCTAGCAGCATTACCGGGTGTAGATACGAATGTTGATTGGGATCGAAAGTATATTTATGATGATTTATTCCGAAGTGTACTTGGCGGAGTGTCGACATCAGATGAAGGTTTACCGAGAGAGAGATTAGATTACTACCTTGTTCGTGATTATAATCGAAATGACCGCGTAGGAAAAAGTTATCTTGAGCAGCAATATGAAGATAGTTTGCACGGTAATAAAGCAGAAGTGAAAAATATTACAGATAAAAACGGTAATATTTTAGAAACGATTAATGTATCAAAAGGGCAAAGTGGTAATAATCTGAATTTAACAATTGATATGGAATTACAAAAGCGTGTAGAAGAAATTATCACTAAAAATTTATTGAGATATAAAGGGGGACAACCTCTTTTAGATCGTGCATTCGTTGTAATGATGAATCCAAAAAATGGTGAAGTTTTATCTATGGCAGGGAAACAGTTAGTGGAAGAGAATGGCGAAACGAAAGTGCAAGATTTCGCATTAGGAACGATGACAAGCTCTTATCCGATGGGATCAACTGTAAAAGGTGCGACAGTACTTACAGGATATCAAACAGGTGCAATTCAACCGGGTTCAGTTCAGCTTGATGAACCAATCAGATTAAAGGGAACGCCACAAAAATCTTCGTGGAAGACGATGGGATATATTAATGATTTAACAGCATTAAAAATGTCTTCTAACGTATATATGTTTAAAACGGCGATGAATCTCGCAGGTGTTCAATATGTGAGAGGTGGTACGTTAGATATACCACAAAAAGCATTTGATACGATGCGTTATTATTTCGGACAGTTTGGACTTGGCGTAAAAACAGGTATTGATTTACCGAATGAATCTGCGGGTCAAACAGGTAGAGGAAATCAGCCAGGTTTCCTATTAGATTTATCAATTGGACAGTATGACACGTATACACCACTTCAATTAGCACAGTATGTTTCCACAATTGCAAATGGTGGTTATCGCATGCAGCCACAAGTTGTAAAGGAAATTAGTCAACCGGCAGTGAAACCAGAAGAAACTGGAAAAGTTGTTCATTCAATGGAACCGAAAGTACTAAACCGTATTGATATGCCTGAATCACAAATTAAACGTGTTCAGGAAGGATTTAGACAAGTGTTTAACGATTCTGGTGGTACAGCTACGAAATACTTTGCAGGCGCACAATATAAAGCTGCTGGTAAAACAGGTACAGCTCAAACTGTGTATGGCGGAGATAAAGAGATTGGTAGAAAGGCAAACGGTGAGCGTAAAGAAACATATAACTTAACGTTAGTAGGTTATGCGCCACTTGAAGACCCTGAAGTAGCATTTTCTGTTGTTGTACCTTGGGTAGATGATAAATCAGGTATTAACGGATATATTAGCCGTGACATTATGGACGCGTACTTTGATTTGAAAAAAGTAGAAAATGGCGAAGCTTCAAAAGAGGAAATAGATAATAAAAAGAAAAATAAAGAGCAAGATGATGAATAA
- the pstA gene encoding phosphate ABC transporter permease PstA: MRMLNHKKIQENMASRFLKDRVYQLLFYIAILFSIVILLILLFQIFEKGISYLSLDFFINFASRNPKEAGIAAALSGTILFMSIVIPVSFIFGVGTALYLEQYAKESIFKKVIEINNQTLAGVPSVVFGLLGLTIFVYALHLGESIIAAALTMSLLVLPTVVVASQEAIRSVPSSLLEASYGLGATKWQTMYQIVLPYAFPGIITGCTLAISRAIGEAAPLLVIGALAFANYVPFSMFDRFTVLPIQIFNWMSRPQEEFQYVAAAGMIVLLGLLLFINIFVLWLRNRK; this comes from the coding sequence ATGCGAATGTTGAATCATAAAAAAATACAAGAAAATATGGCATCACGTTTTTTAAAAGACCGAGTTTACCAATTGTTATTTTATATAGCAATTTTGTTTTCAATAGTAATATTGCTTATTTTGCTTTTTCAAATTTTTGAAAAAGGTATAAGTTACCTTTCGTTAGATTTCTTTATAAACTTCGCTTCGCGTAATCCGAAAGAAGCTGGGATTGCTGCAGCTTTGTCAGGAACAATATTATTTATGAGTATTGTTATACCAGTCTCCTTTATATTTGGAGTTGGAACTGCTCTTTATTTAGAGCAATATGCGAAGGAATCTATATTTAAAAAGGTAATAGAAATTAATAATCAAACGTTAGCAGGAGTACCTTCCGTTGTATTTGGATTACTCGGCTTAACCATTTTTGTATATGCTCTTCATTTAGGTGAGAGTATTATTGCGGCGGCACTGACAATGAGTTTACTCGTTTTACCGACAGTTGTTGTAGCGAGTCAAGAAGCGATACGATCTGTGCCAAGTTCATTATTAGAAGCTTCTTACGGATTAGGTGCTACGAAGTGGCAAACGATGTATCAAATTGTATTGCCATATGCTTTCCCAGGAATTATAACGGGTTGTACATTAGCGATCTCAAGAGCGATTGGAGAAGCGGCACCGTTATTAGTTATCGGGGCACTTGCATTTGCAAATTATGTTCCATTTAGTATGTTTGATAGATTTACAGTTTTACCAATTCAAATTTTTAATTGGATGAGTAGGCCACAAGAAGAATTTCAGTACGTAGCTGCTGCTGGGATGATTGTTTTGTTAGGTTTGTTGCTCTTTATCAATATATTTGTCTTATGGTTACGAAATCGAAAATAA
- the pstC gene encoding phosphate ABC transporter permease subunit PstC produces the protein MAHNDKSQITFSVQHLIERNTKQRKKTQRINRIVPLLLKIIASVSIVTTLGIIFTLANETLMFFQTIPLHSFLTGKEWLPFFEDPKFGILPLICGTFLVTAIAMFVAIPIGLACAVFLSEYASNGARKVLKPMLELLAGIPTIVYGFFALTVVTPLLQRIIPDLQFFNAISPGIVIGFMMTPTIASLSEDAMRAVAKGTKEASLALGATRFEMVKQVVFPSAFTGIMAAIILAASRAIGETMIVVIAAGSTPNVSLDPTQSIQTLTAYIVQVSLGDAPHGTITYYSMYAVGATLFLFTLIMNIISQSIMRRFRRVT, from the coding sequence TTGGCTCATAATGACAAAAGTCAAATTACATTTTCTGTACAACATTTGATTGAAAGAAATACAAAACAAAGAAAAAAAACGCAGCGAATCAATCGAATCGTTCCATTATTACTAAAAATAATTGCTAGCGTGTCTATTGTAACGACACTTGGAATTATTTTCACATTGGCAAATGAAACATTGATGTTTTTTCAAACAATACCATTACACTCCTTTTTGACGGGAAAAGAATGGTTACCTTTTTTTGAAGATCCTAAATTCGGTATATTACCACTTATATGTGGAACATTCCTTGTAACAGCAATTGCCATGTTCGTAGCAATTCCTATCGGTTTAGCCTGTGCTGTATTTTTAAGCGAATATGCTTCAAACGGTGCAAGGAAAGTATTAAAACCGATGTTAGAACTATTAGCAGGTATTCCGACAATTGTATATGGTTTTTTTGCATTAACAGTTGTCACACCGCTTTTACAACGGATTATACCAGATTTACAGTTTTTTAATGCGATCAGCCCAGGTATTGTTATTGGCTTTATGATGACACCTACAATTGCGTCTCTATCTGAAGACGCGATGAGAGCTGTAGCGAAAGGAACGAAAGAAGCTTCGTTAGCACTTGGAGCAACTCGGTTTGAGATGGTAAAACAAGTCGTGTTTCCTTCGGCTTTTACAGGGATTATGGCAGCGATCATATTAGCTGCTTCCAGGGCAATTGGTGAAACGATGATCGTTGTAATTGCAGCGGGATCCACACCGAATGTATCGCTTGACCCGACACAATCTATCCAAACGCTAACAGCCTATATTGTGCAAGTGAGTTTAGGTGATGCTCCGCATGGAACAATTACGTATTACAGCATGTATGCTGTAGGCGCAACGTTGTTCTTGTTTACTCTTATAATGAACATTATTTCACAGTCTATTATGCGCCGCTTTAGGAGGGTGACATAA
- a CDS encoding DUF1189 domain-containing protein: protein MSIFTQLAKSVYSPKDMALFRFQKIGKTILYIMLLCLITTIPRTFFYGSFIQDSVTMVNQAIEKDLPDFKIENGELKADIEQPILKEEGDALFVFDPNTTDIETYQNKTGLFILKDKVVSIGNGQTQTYSYNDLLGTSLEKKDLQDFISVFDSIYPILLAVIGVLVYLFQLFITFLGITLLAFIGSAMSGQRKLSYKQVWTLTAYSYTIPTIFFMIMDLFKIVVPGSTFIYIAVVLIVLYLTIKEVPKPKEK from the coding sequence ATGTCCATATTTACCCAATTAGCAAAAAGCGTATATTCGCCTAAAGATATGGCGCTATTCCGTTTTCAAAAAATCGGAAAAACCATTTTGTATATTATGCTACTTTGTCTAATCACTACTATTCCAAGAACATTCTTTTACGGTAGCTTTATTCAAGATAGTGTTACCATGGTAAATCAAGCAATTGAAAAAGATTTACCTGATTTTAAAATCGAAAACGGTGAACTAAAAGCAGATATTGAACAACCTATTCTAAAGGAAGAGGGAGATGCTCTTTTCGTATTTGATCCAAATACAACAGATATAGAAACATATCAAAACAAAACTGGTTTATTTATTTTAAAAGATAAAGTAGTTTCTATAGGAAATGGTCAAACACAAACATACTCCTATAATGATTTATTAGGGACATCTCTTGAGAAGAAAGATTTGCAAGATTTCATTTCTGTATTCGATAGTATTTATCCAATTTTACTAGCTGTTATCGGCGTGTTAGTATACCTATTCCAATTGTTTATTACTTTCTTAGGAATTACTTTACTTGCATTTATAGGTTCTGCTATGAGCGGTCAACGTAAATTATCTTATAAGCAAGTATGGACATTAACTGCATACAGCTACACAATTCCAACAATCTTCTTTATGATTATGGATCTATTCAAAATTGTTGTACCTGGTTCAACATTCATTTATATCGCAGTTGTTTTAATTGTTCTTTACTTAACGATTAAAGAAGTTCCAAAACCGAAAGAAAAATAA
- the phoX gene encoding phosphate ABC transporter substrate-binding protein PhoX: protein MKWISASIKVFILSTCFLYVGTSTAFAVNEMGEVRVDGSSTVFPIIEAVAEEYTKVHPNVKISISVSGTGGGFNRFSKGEVDINNASRAMKQVEENEMKKNSIQFTPFEVAYDGLTIVVNRQNTWVDNMTVDELRLLWSEDESEKRWSQIHSSWPREQVKFYAPGVDSGTYDYFQNVILQNSRIVKKVSLSEDDQVIMQGVMNDKNAIAFVGYAYYMANRDKVRAIKVNGVLPTKDTIQSGKYKPLSRPLFAYVNDASIRKKMNVANYIEFMIQHVGDLAEEVGYVKLPKEKYNEQLRRLTEIKR from the coding sequence GTGAAATGGATAAGTGCATCGATTAAAGTTTTCATACTGTCGACATGTTTTCTTTATGTTGGCACGTCTACTGCATTTGCTGTGAATGAAATGGGAGAAGTGAGAGTTGATGGATCCTCAACAGTTTTCCCTATTATAGAAGCAGTAGCGGAGGAATATACAAAGGTGCATCCAAACGTGAAGATTTCCATCAGTGTTTCTGGAACAGGAGGAGGATTTAATCGTTTCAGTAAAGGAGAAGTAGATATAAATAATGCTTCGAGAGCAATGAAACAAGTAGAAGAAAATGAAATGAAGAAAAACTCCATTCAGTTTACACCGTTTGAAGTCGCTTACGATGGTCTTACGATCGTTGTGAATCGCCAAAATACTTGGGTAGACAATATGACGGTAGACGAGTTACGTCTATTATGGAGTGAAGATGAAAGCGAAAAGCGATGGTCACAAATTCATTCATCATGGCCACGTGAACAGGTGAAGTTTTATGCGCCAGGTGTAGACTCTGGTACGTATGATTATTTTCAAAATGTCATCTTACAAAATAGTCGCATTGTAAAAAAAGTCTCTTTGTCTGAAGATGATCAAGTTATTATGCAAGGGGTAATGAATGATAAAAATGCCATTGCTTTTGTAGGATATGCTTATTATATGGCCAATCGAGATAAGGTGAGAGCAATAAAAGTGAATGGTGTACTTCCGACGAAAGATACCATTCAATCAGGTAAGTATAAGCCATTATCTAGGCCGCTATTTGCTTATGTGAATGATGCATCTATCCGAAAAAAAATGAATGTAGCAAATTATATTGAGTTTATGATTCAACATGTTGGTGATCTCGCTGAAGAGGTTGGGTATGTAAAATTACCAAAAGAAAAATACAATGAACAGCTGCGGAGGTTAACAGAAATAAAAAGGTAA